One window from the genome of Bradyrhizobium xenonodulans encodes:
- a CDS encoding acyl-CoA synthetase, giving the protein MLTEAKTYDELNRKFRWDIPARFNMAEACCDRHADGTGRLALVYVDENGATTRTSFDEVAEMSRRFANVLKADGLARGDRVAVFLSQSLELPIAHMAAFRSGLISIPLFALFGEDALEFRLSNSQAKAIVTDEGGWEKLAKIRDRLPDLKNVYVVGERAPAGTTSFWDAVKAASPDFACVDTSADDPALIIYTSGTTGNPKGALHAHRVVLGHLPNVEMCHNFLPRPGDLMWTPADWAWIGGLVNALFAFWYHGIPLVGHRARKFEPHAAMQMMADLGVRNVFLPPTALKLMRQAGVKHPGVKLRSIFTGGESLGGELLGWVRETFGIDAHEVFGQTECNLVIGSNSNLFPIRPGAMGKATPGFDVRIVNDKGEELPTGQRGIIGVRQPCPVTMLEYWRNPEATAKKYAGEFLLTGDLGVQDEDGYFWYVSREDDVITTAGYRVGPSEIEHTLMKHPSVAMAAVVGIPDPIRTESIKAWIVLRPGFAPGDALAREIQEFVKVQLAAHEYPRFVEFAEALPMTATGKVLRRELRARG; this is encoded by the coding sequence ATGCTGACCGAGGCCAAGACCTACGACGAGCTCAACCGCAAGTTCCGCTGGGACATCCCCGCGCGCTTCAACATGGCGGAGGCGTGCTGCGACCGCCATGCCGATGGCACGGGCCGTCTCGCGCTTGTTTATGTCGACGAGAACGGCGCCACCACGCGCACCTCCTTCGACGAGGTCGCGGAGATGTCGCGCCGCTTCGCCAACGTGCTCAAGGCCGATGGCCTTGCGCGCGGCGACCGCGTCGCGGTGTTCCTGTCGCAGTCGCTCGAATTGCCGATTGCGCATATGGCGGCGTTCCGCTCAGGCCTGATCTCGATCCCGCTGTTCGCGCTGTTCGGCGAGGACGCGCTGGAATTCCGCCTGTCGAACTCGCAGGCCAAGGCGATCGTCACCGATGAGGGCGGCTGGGAGAAGCTCGCGAAGATTCGCGACCGCCTGCCGGATCTGAAGAACGTCTATGTGGTCGGCGAGCGCGCGCCCGCGGGCACGACATCGTTCTGGGATGCGGTCAAGGCGGCCTCGCCCGATTTCGCCTGCGTCGATACCTCGGCCGACGATCCCGCGCTGATCATCTACACCTCGGGCACGACGGGCAATCCGAAGGGCGCGCTGCATGCGCACCGTGTCGTGCTCGGCCATCTCCCCAATGTCGAGATGTGCCACAATTTCCTGCCGCGCCCCGGCGATCTGATGTGGACGCCGGCGGACTGGGCGTGGATCGGCGGCCTCGTCAACGCCCTGTTCGCATTCTGGTACCACGGCATTCCGCTGGTCGGTCACCGCGCGCGTAAATTCGAGCCGCATGCGGCGATGCAGATGATGGCCGATCTCGGTGTCCGCAATGTCTTCCTGCCGCCGACCGCGCTGAAGCTGATGCGGCAGGCCGGCGTGAAGCATCCGGGCGTCAAGCTGCGCAGCATCTTCACCGGTGGTGAATCGCTCGGCGGCGAGTTGCTCGGCTGGGTGCGCGAGACCTTCGGTATCGATGCGCATGAGGTGTTCGGCCAGACCGAGTGCAATCTCGTGATCGGCAGCAACTCCAACCTGTTTCCGATCCGCCCCGGCGCGATGGGCAAGGCGACGCCGGGCTTCGACGTCCGTATCGTCAACGACAAGGGCGAGGAGCTGCCCACGGGCCAGCGCGGCATCATCGGCGTGCGCCAGCCGTGCCCCGTCACCATGCTCGAATATTGGCGCAATCCGGAGGCGACGGCGAAGAAATATGCCGGCGAGTTCTTGCTGACCGGCGATCTCGGCGTGCAGGATGAGGACGGTTATTTCTGGTATGTCAGCCGCGAGGACGATGTCATCACCACCGCGGGCTACCGCGTCGGCCCTTCCGAGATCGAGCACACGCTGATGAAGCATCCCTCGGTGGCGATGGCGGCCGTGGTCGGCATCCCCGATCCGATCCGCACCGAATCGATCAAGGCGTGGATCGTGCTGCGCCCGGGTTTTGCGCCGGGCGATGCGCTCGCGCGCGAGATCCAGGAGTTCGTCAAGGTGCAACTCGCCGCCCACGAATATCCGCGCTTCGTCGAATT